The Maridesulfovibrio zosterae DSM 11974 genome contains a region encoding:
- a CDS encoding NAD-binding protein, whose translation MKLLICGAGRTAQELLRQLDDDWEVTLIDKSLEKLETSATISTKIKNIHAEDATSMVVMEDVDVGSFEYVIAMTGNDRNNKIIAEMACKAGVLYVSAFINDSETAASLRKNGINIVQLEKIAANQLYHYLQDPRMRVTPLNLGPANIIEINASEHLTVIGKRAGYLRRNGVQLVAIFRDETLFFPKQDSLIRSDDRLIIIGDTLIFQTVCSLLECRNPHFPLAYGPGLLVVLNENEEIKDVRLEVNEGLYIAQHTQIRNVTLLNAKPKEEYTKLLNNGSTNLSIEEMSMSGTIPEMIRASCRESNYGLIVTAPFEEGLLKAFGRPSYVRLAHEIDRPVLIAKGSDPYEHFLVPFNGSAMSELAVEVAVDIMHQMGGEISIAVVEEAEFITGDDTGEWKDRVLARINELGHIYKTKFKVIIKKGNPVREIATLSADHDLMIIGSTNRDRGLLTPNIGENIAASSICSVLLMAF comes from the coding sequence ATGAAACTTCTGATTTGCGGAGCAGGCAGGACCGCTCAAGAACTGCTCAGGCAGCTTGATGATGATTGGGAGGTCACTCTTATAGACAAGTCGCTGGAAAAACTTGAGACAAGCGCAACCATTTCTACCAAAATCAAAAATATCCATGCGGAAGATGCTACCAGCATGGTCGTTATGGAAGATGTGGATGTAGGCAGTTTTGAATATGTAATCGCTATGACCGGAAATGATCGTAATAACAAGATTATAGCTGAAATGGCCTGCAAAGCAGGAGTCCTGTATGTTTCAGCTTTCATAAATGACTCCGAAACAGCAGCTTCGCTCAGAAAAAATGGAATAAATATTGTTCAACTTGAAAAAATTGCGGCCAATCAATTGTATCACTATCTTCAAGACCCCAGGATGCGAGTTACACCTCTAAACCTCGGTCCGGCTAATATTATTGAGATAAATGCTTCCGAACACCTTACTGTCATCGGCAAGAGAGCGGGTTATCTGCGGCGCAATGGAGTACAGCTGGTGGCCATATTCAGAGACGAAACTCTTTTTTTTCCAAAGCAGGACTCTCTGATCAGATCAGACGACAGGCTGATTATTATAGGTGATACTTTAATTTTCCAGACAGTTTGCAGCCTTCTTGAATGTAGAAATCCTCACTTCCCATTGGCATATGGCCCGGGTTTACTGGTCGTTCTCAATGAAAATGAAGAAATCAAGGACGTTAGGCTTGAAGTGAATGAAGGGCTGTATATTGCGCAACACACACAGATCAGAAATGTAACCCTCTTAAACGCAAAACCAAAAGAAGAATATACTAAGCTACTAAACAACGGATCAACAAATCTTTCCATTGAAGAAATGTCCATGTCTGGAACTATTCCTGAGATGATACGTGCAAGCTGCCGGGAGAGTAACTACGGACTTATTGTGACTGCTCCTTTTGAAGAAGGATTACTGAAGGCTTTTGGAAGGCCGTCGTATGTAAGGCTTGCCCATGAGATAGACAGACCTGTCCTTATTGCTAAGGGATCTGATCCTTATGAACACTTCCTTGTGCCGTTCAATGGGTCGGCTATGTCTGAGCTGGCTGTTGAAGTTGCGGTTGATATTATGCATCAGATGGGAGGCGAAATCTCTATCGCAGTTGTTGAAGAAGCTGAATTCATTACCGGAGATGATACAGGAGAGTGGAAGGACAGAGTTCTAGCCAGAATCAATGAGCTGGGGCATATCTATAAGACCAAATTCAAAGTAATCATCAAAAAGGGAAATCCTGTACGAGAAATTGCAACTCTGAGCGCCGACCATGATCTAATGATTATCGGAAGTACAAATCGTGATAGAGGCCTGCTAACCCCTAATATCGGTGAAAATATTGCGGCATCTTCCATATGTTCGGTGCTGCTGATGGCATTTTAA
- a CDS encoding cation:proton antiporter: protein MFGAADGILIMIVNQDYALLIISLSAALLPGLSRRVGLPSPVAEILFGVLIGKSFLNLEIQGEWFPFLAELGFMVLMFQAGMEIDFKLLKGQGKKSITFHTALFGLTIISAWFCTLFLDANTFMILVLSTTSLGLVMPILKESGIQSSNFGQTVLIAATFADFLTLLGITFYVLWKVNGIGLHLLTPLLLFLGFAVILWLARLWAWWNPEKTEKLLLTETLQEQGVRVSLALLFLFICLSEAAHLEPVLGAFMGGCILSFVMRKKDNLESKISVIGFGFLIPMFFIHVGMGFDVNNILSLDSLIFTLELFIASVLVKFLPCLIFPLWGMKLSDGLKAGALLSSRLSLIIAAAAVGLKEGFISEQAKDSIVLLALITCMIGPLTFRFLSTRFSRRKGIFDPENQL, encoded by the coding sequence ATGTTCGGTGCTGCTGATGGCATTTTAATTATGATTGTAAATCAGGATTACGCTCTTCTCATAATAAGTCTTTCTGCTGCCCTGCTGCCGGGATTGAGCCGGCGCGTGGGACTTCCTTCACCTGTTGCTGAAATCCTTTTCGGAGTATTAATCGGAAAGAGCTTTTTGAATCTTGAGATACAAGGTGAATGGTTCCCTTTTCTTGCGGAGCTAGGGTTTATGGTACTTATGTTTCAGGCCGGAATGGAGATCGATTTTAAGCTGCTGAAGGGACAGGGTAAAAAATCCATTACTTTTCATACCGCACTTTTCGGGCTGACTATCATTTCTGCGTGGTTCTGTACTCTTTTTCTGGATGCGAATACATTCATGATACTGGTTTTATCGACGACCTCGTTAGGACTCGTTATGCCCATATTAAAAGAATCAGGAATACAAAGCTCTAATTTCGGGCAGACAGTGCTAATTGCAGCAACATTTGCTGATTTCTTAACGCTGCTTGGAATCACCTTCTATGTATTATGGAAAGTTAACGGTATCGGACTGCATCTCCTCACTCCGCTTCTACTTTTCTTAGGCTTTGCAGTAATTCTCTGGCTAGCCAGACTCTGGGCATGGTGGAACCCTGAAAAGACTGAAAAACTTCTTTTAACCGAAACTCTTCAGGAACAGGGGGTAAGAGTTTCTCTGGCACTGCTGTTTCTTTTTATCTGCCTTTCCGAAGCGGCTCATCTTGAGCCTGTACTCGGAGCATTTATGGGAGGCTGCATTCTTTCATTTGTGATGAGAAAAAAAGATAATCTGGAATCAAAAATTTCAGTAATCGGTTTCGGATTTCTCATACCCATGTTTTTCATCCATGTGGGCATGGGCTTTGATGTAAATAATATTCTATCGTTGGACAGCCTTATTTTTACCCTTGAACTTTTCATAGCCTCTGTTCTGGTTAAATTTCTACCCTGCCTGATTTTTCCCCTATGGGGTATGAAGCTGTCCGATGGATTAAAAGCTGGCGCACTGCTCTCCTCCAGGCTGAGCCTTATCATTGCCGCAGCAGCAGTTGGACTCAAGGAAGGATTCATCAGTGAACAGGCAAAGGACAGTATCGTTCTGCTGGCTCTTATTACCTGTATGATCGGCCCACTCACTTTCCGTTTTTTATCGACTAGGTTTAGTAGAAGGAAGGGAATCTTCGATCCTGAGAACCAACTATAG
- a CDS encoding LysR family transcriptional regulator produces the protein MRINLNQLRCFYLAAKFKSVSKAAEALFVTPSAVTMQIKKLERWIGIRMLVREGNNIKLTPDAEEIYAQAKKVFNEAEVLELHIEKIINSHKGELVIGAHYILGKYILPNLVALIKKMHPKLNVKIVLDYTPQLTKKLQTSELDFIVTASLNAHPQIKKIPLFSDEMLLVVLKDSKHVRKKRIQPHEISSIPLILPERNLYLIDEYFEYHDIIPNVAMDNITADVIKQFVMQDTGGAILVRFTVEDELERGVFQEIKVDGGLPIADFGLAYLDKKTLSQEVSELLFSIKNNPFRRDKLV, from the coding sequence ATGCGTATAAATCTTAATCAGTTGCGTTGTTTTTATCTTGCAGCCAAATTTAAAAGTGTATCAAAAGCCGCTGAAGCGCTATTTGTGACTCCCTCAGCCGTTACGATGCAAATTAAAAAACTGGAACGCTGGATTGGTATTCGGATGCTGGTTCGTGAAGGTAATAATATTAAGCTGACTCCTGATGCAGAAGAAATTTATGCTCAGGCTAAAAAGGTTTTTAATGAAGCAGAAGTATTGGAGTTGCATATAGAGAAGATTATAAATTCTCACAAAGGTGAATTAGTTATAGGCGCACACTATATTCTTGGAAAATATATTCTTCCAAATTTGGTTGCACTAATAAAGAAAATGCATCCAAAGCTTAATGTGAAAATCGTTTTAGATTATACTCCTCAGCTAACTAAAAAATTGCAGACAAGTGAATTAGACTTTATTGTTACTGCAAGCTTAAATGCACATCCGCAAATAAAAAAGATTCCTTTATTTTCAGACGAGATGCTTTTGGTTGTTTTGAAAGATTCTAAACATGTTCGTAAAAAAAGAATTCAGCCGCATGAAATTTCTTCTATTCCACTGATTCTTCCTGAACGTAATCTTTACCTGATTGATGAGTATTTTGAATATCATGATATAATTCCTAACGTTGCCATGGATAATATTACTGCTGACGTCATTAAGCAGTTTGTTATGCAGGATACTGGTGGGGCAATTTTAGTAAGGTTCACAGTTGAGGATGAACTTGAAAGAGGTGTTTTCCAAGAAATTAAAGTTGATGGAGGTTTGCCTATAGCCGACTTTGGACTAGCTTACCTTGATAAAAAAACTCTTTCTCAAGAAGTAAGTGAATTGCTATTTTCTATAAAAAATAATCCGTTCAGGCGAGATAAGCTCGTTTAA
- a CDS encoding SLC13 family permease — protein sequence MSTASPPSETPLSQKIGWILSFVIPALILVTVHGDGLTREMVIFMAITSWAVICWATEILPAPMVGIILPTLYFATKVAPPQVALGKAFTTVIPWAIIGALLIGLMAYKTGLAKRLVLKCMVLTGSSYYGLFFALFISGMLLTILVPSGTAKSTIMLALGVGACDALNLKKGSRESTAVLFAAFLSVCAPRFGLLTGSLENLAVTRLMSSVTGVSISYADYAIQNFIPATIYCALSMCLLLFMVKGKGKLKKELLLAQYEEMGPISQGEWISAFIAVSAVVLAATQKLHGIPILYLFMAFGIPAFIPKYRILDQKDFNTLAFPMLFFITGSLSIGFVAGHIGIGKWLCSLLLPVAQSMESVFGLSTLAYSFGAIFNFILTPLSAQALMTVPLSELAVSLHVQPYPIVYSFLYGTDQYIFAYEFALLLFFCSTGHLRLRYAMKVLAFRMLAFPIFLGTIAVPYWTLIGIV from the coding sequence ATGAGTACTGCCTCACCACCGAGCGAAACACCATTATCACAAAAAATAGGCTGGATTCTATCCTTTGTGATACCGGCTCTTATACTTGTAACAGTTCATGGAGACGGATTAACCCGTGAAATGGTAATATTTATGGCGATTACATCCTGGGCTGTAATCTGCTGGGCGACAGAAATTCTACCTGCGCCTATGGTAGGTATAATCCTTCCGACTTTATATTTTGCCACTAAAGTTGCGCCGCCTCAAGTTGCCCTTGGGAAAGCATTCACAACTGTAATTCCATGGGCGATTATCGGTGCTCTGCTTATCGGTCTTATGGCGTACAAAACAGGTCTTGCAAAACGTCTTGTCTTAAAATGTATGGTCTTAACCGGTTCTTCATATTATGGGCTGTTCTTCGCTCTGTTTATAAGCGGTATGCTTTTAACCATACTCGTCCCTTCCGGAACAGCAAAGAGTACAATTATGCTAGCTCTCGGAGTTGGTGCTTGTGATGCTTTGAACTTAAAGAAAGGGTCACGAGAATCAACAGCCGTCTTGTTTGCTGCTTTCCTATCAGTATGCGCTCCTCGTTTCGGGCTTCTTACAGGCTCGCTTGAGAATCTGGCCGTAACCAGACTTATGTCATCCGTCACCGGTGTCTCAATAAGCTATGCTGATTATGCTATCCAGAACTTCATTCCTGCGACTATTTATTGCGCTCTTTCAATGTGCCTGCTTCTGTTTATGGTTAAAGGAAAAGGCAAACTAAAAAAGGAATTATTACTTGCGCAATATGAAGAAATGGGGCCGATCTCCCAGGGTGAGTGGATATCCGCATTTATAGCTGTTAGTGCTGTAGTTCTTGCTGCAACTCAAAAATTACACGGCATTCCGATTTTATACCTATTCATGGCATTTGGAATTCCTGCTTTTATTCCCAAATACAGAATCCTGGATCAAAAAGACTTCAACACTCTTGCATTTCCAATGCTTTTCTTCATTACGGGATCTTTATCAATCGGGTTCGTTGCAGGACATATAGGTATAGGTAAATGGTTGTGTTCACTCCTGCTTCCGGTAGCTCAATCCATGGAAAGTGTTTTCGGACTTTCTACACTTGCCTATTCTTTCGGTGCTATTTTTAACTTCATTCTTACCCCGTTGTCTGCTCAGGCTCTTATGACGGTTCCTCTTTCGGAACTGGCTGTATCTCTGCATGTGCAGCCTTATCCTATTGTCTATAGTTTCCTTTATGGAACGGATCAGTACATCTTTGCATACGAATTCGCTTTGCTCCTTTTCTTCTGTTCCACAGGTCATCTGCGTCTTCGTTATGCCATGAAAGTTTTAGCCTTCAGAATGCTTGCCTTCCCAATATTTCTGGGAACTATCGCAGTACCGTACTGGACACTGATCGGAATCGTTTAA
- a CDS encoding thioredoxin family protein: MIQEINTEEYDALDASGPMLVEFYSKSCGPCKMLAFVLKDIDKMKPEFKIYTIDYDENQELKERLGVKGFPSMLFMKDGKEVSRLAGLKQKPVIVKEIEAIA; encoded by the coding sequence ATGATCCAAGAAATCAACACTGAAGAGTATGATGCTCTCGATGCTTCAGGCCCTATGCTGGTAGAATTCTACTCTAAAAGCTGCGGCCCATGCAAAATGCTGGCATTCGTGCTCAAAGACATCGACAAGATGAAACCGGAATTTAAAATCTACACAATTGATTACGACGAAAATCAGGAACTCAAAGAACGCCTTGGAGTTAAGGGATTTCCCTCCATGCTGTTCATGAAGGACGGCAAAGAAGTCAGTCGTTTAGCCGGACTTAAGCAGAAGCCGGTAATAGTAAAAGAAATTGAAGCAATCGCATAA
- a CDS encoding aryl-sulfate sulfotransferase, with translation MSNRITYTCEDHLITQQTTAEEAFLADFEKSEYTLDNPLVVKNPYLINPLCALVMFTTPKDATPTVTVHGKRIQREDLSHTFASGTVHKLPILGLYEDFDNKVEIKLCDGSSTTLTIKTEKLPARVSRCRQISTSIDYLKDDLMFLSTAGKNSPAAYDYKGNIRWMLTVNTMFDLKRAANGNLLTGSPRFCHMPYNATGLVEIDMMGKIYKEYRIPGNYHHDQLEMEDGNLLILTQDLHSETVEDQCVLVDRKTGEILKTWDFKDVLPQDVAGSGSQDAHDWFHNNAVWYDKKTNSLTLSGRHQDAVINIDYDSGKLNWIVGDPEGWPQEMVDKYFFTPVGDVENFDWQYEQHACLITPSGDVMCFDNGQYRAKSSENYIKNAENFSRGVRYRIDTDKMEIEQVWQYGKERGPEFFSPYICNVEYYNEGHYMIHSGGIGYENGLPSDSLPAFLDKKDPNVELRSVTVEEKNGVVLYEMETEGNFYRAEKLPLYHDGDNVTFGPGQLLGKLDVTPTFDTDPEVEEIDDLPNSWHNIIIEEDEDRFVFHGKFERGTLAMLCLEGSESNCNYFINTAATRHLAMCSGTFLEDDDRDVKLNVSKEGLKGRYTLKLIINDKKYHLGVSIYAG, from the coding sequence ATGAGCAATCGAATTACTTACACCTGTGAAGACCATTTGATTACCCAGCAGACAACAGCTGAGGAAGCATTTCTGGCAGATTTTGAAAAGAGTGAATACACTCTGGATAATCCGCTCGTAGTTAAAAATCCTTACCTGATTAACCCATTGTGCGCTCTTGTAATGTTTACAACACCAAAGGACGCCACTCCAACCGTGACAGTTCACGGCAAACGTATACAGCGTGAAGATCTCAGCCATACTTTCGCTTCCGGCACTGTGCACAAGCTGCCAATTCTCGGTCTTTACGAAGACTTTGACAACAAAGTCGAAATAAAACTTTGCGACGGTTCCAGTACTACACTTACTATCAAGACCGAAAAACTTCCCGCAAGAGTTAGCCGTTGTAGGCAGATTTCTACTTCCATAGATTACCTCAAAGACGATCTTATGTTTCTGAGTACTGCAGGTAAAAACAGCCCTGCAGCATATGACTACAAAGGCAACATCCGTTGGATGCTGACCGTTAACACTATGTTTGATTTGAAACGGGCTGCAAACGGCAACCTGCTCACAGGCTCCCCGCGTTTCTGCCATATGCCATATAATGCAACAGGTCTCGTCGAGATCGATATGATGGGTAAAATTTACAAAGAATATCGCATTCCCGGTAACTATCACCATGATCAGCTGGAAATGGAAGACGGAAATCTTTTGATTTTAACTCAGGATCTACATTCCGAAACAGTGGAAGATCAATGCGTACTTGTAGACCGCAAAACCGGTGAAATCCTTAAAACATGGGATTTTAAAGACGTACTGCCACAGGACGTTGCAGGCTCCGGCTCTCAGGATGCTCATGACTGGTTCCATAACAATGCTGTCTGGTATGACAAAAAAACTAACAGTTTGACTTTATCTGGACGTCATCAGGATGCCGTCATCAACATTGATTATGATTCAGGAAAACTCAATTGGATTGTTGGTGATCCTGAAGGCTGGCCTCAGGAAATGGTTGATAAGTACTTCTTTACCCCAGTTGGTGATGTAGAAAACTTTGACTGGCAGTATGAGCAGCACGCTTGTCTCATAACTCCTTCCGGTGATGTAATGTGCTTTGACAACGGCCAGTATCGTGCCAAATCTTCTGAAAATTATATCAAAAACGCTGAAAATTTTTCTCGCGGCGTTCGCTATCGCATTGATACCGATAAGATGGAAATAGAACAGGTATGGCAGTACGGTAAAGAACGTGGACCTGAATTCTTTTCCCCGTATATTTGTAATGTAGAATACTACAATGAAGGTCACTACATGATCCATTCAGGCGGAATCGGTTATGAAAACGGACTGCCTTCAGATTCATTACCGGCTTTTCTTGATAAAAAAGACCCAAATGTTGAATTGCGTTCCGTTACTGTAGAAGAGAAAAATGGTGTTGTCCTTTACGAAATGGAAACCGAAGGCAATTTCTACCGTGCTGAAAAACTGCCTCTGTACCACGATGGTGACAACGTTACCTTCGGCCCCGGACAGCTTCTCGGTAAACTGGATGTTACTCCAACATTTGATACTGATCCTGAAGTAGAAGAAATCGATGATCTGCCCAATTCTTGGCACAATATCATTATCGAAGAAGATGAAGACCGTTTTGTTTTTCATGGCAAATTTGAACGTGGCACTCTGGCAATGCTCTGCCTTGAAGGCTCTGAATCTAATTGCAACTACTTCATCAATACTGCAGCTACTCGTCATCTTGCAATGTGCTCCGGTACTTTCTTAGAAGACGACGACCGCGATGTGAAATTGAATGTAAGTAAAGAAGGGCTAAAAGGACGCTATACCTTAAAGCTCATCATCAACGATAAGAAATACCATCTGGGTGTTTCCATCTACGCAGGCTAG
- a CDS encoding NAD(P)/FAD-dependent oxidoreductase → MKIYDVLIIGAGPAGMTAAIYAIRANMSVLMIDRLSPGGQMINTNEIENYTGSGVVNGAELSMQMFEHTQNLGVEFDYKTVLDIVDNGETKTVICEEDDARFETKTVILATGTVPRRLNVPGEDNFAGTGVSWCAICDGAQYRDKDVVVIGGGNSAVEESIYLAGITSSLTIVTMFDLTADPKACDQLRAMENVTIYPYQDIIEFTGDGALDGVKFKSTKEDATERHVKCDGVFEYIGLMPTSDSFKHLGILNDFGFIDVDDEMRTSVKGIYGAGDITSKKLRQIITACSDGAIAANSAAKYVESLKG, encoded by the coding sequence ATGAAAATTTATGATGTTCTTATTATCGGTGCCGGTCCCGCCGGAATGACTGCAGCAATATATGCAATCCGTGCCAACATGTCTGTTCTTATGATTGATAGACTGTCTCCCGGCGGTCAGATGATCAACACCAATGAGATAGAAAACTATACTGGTTCCGGCGTCGTCAATGGTGCTGAACTTAGCATGCAGATGTTTGAACATACTCAGAATCTGGGCGTGGAATTTGATTACAAAACAGTTTTGGACATTGTCGATAACGGCGAGACTAAAACAGTTATCTGCGAAGAAGACGACGCACGTTTTGAGACAAAAACTGTCATCCTCGCAACAGGAACTGTTCCCAGAAGACTCAACGTACCGGGAGAAGACAACTTTGCAGGCACCGGAGTCAGCTGGTGTGCCATCTGCGACGGTGCACAGTATCGCGATAAAGATGTTGTCGTAATCGGCGGCGGAAACTCCGCAGTAGAAGAGTCTATTTATCTCGCAGGCATTACTTCTTCACTAACCATTGTCACCATGTTTGACCTGACTGCTGATCCTAAAGCTTGTGACCAGCTTCGCGCTATGGAAAACGTCACCATCTATCCTTATCAGGACATTATCGAATTCACAGGTGACGGAGCTCTGGATGGAGTTAAATTCAAATCAACTAAAGAAGATGCAACAGAACGCCACGTGAAGTGCGACGGTGTATTTGAGTATATAGGTCTGATGCCTACCTCTGATAGTTTTAAGCATTTGGGAATTCTTAACGATTTCGGTTTCATCGATGTTGATGACGAAATGCGCACCTCAGTGAAAGGCATTTACGGTGCAGGCGACATCACAAGCAAAAAACTACGCCAAATTATTACCGCCTGCTCTGATGGTGCTATCGCCGCCAACAGTGCCGCTAAATATGTCGAAAGTTTAAAAGGATAA
- a CDS encoding transporter encodes MKWMKVQLLIALMILCCGVTVYAEENYPVAWGPASTTFGPCGLSMPTGKLAVGGNIFFGDSNGLWKHSKRINGNTKATKLNEVFKLRYGIWDGLDARIAIPVYNVHMEKTNTSNHDLYGVGDMSLLLHQRLLNQKAGDPFSLAIDFGPILPTGTVSEHSSNVAGNSAWGVMGGIGATYFLYANRFDTEVNYATFSEGGHDYQKGDRFRWNLAYAYALNENWDIGLESSMEIYAESEQNGLMLKDSSLEWYAGPKVAYKYKPWGTFAGLTFKAPVERWYQGTKACSDDYRVEFKLIKTFDLAALFK; translated from the coding sequence ATGAAGTGGATGAAGGTTCAGCTGCTTATCGCGCTGATGATACTATGTTGTGGTGTAACTGTTTATGCTGAAGAAAATTACCCGGTCGCATGGGGGCCAGCAAGTACTACGTTTGGACCATGCGGTTTGTCCATGCCAACAGGAAAACTTGCTGTTGGTGGCAATATCTTTTTTGGGGACAGTAATGGTTTATGGAAACATAGTAAGCGCATCAATGGTAATACTAAAGCTACAAAGCTGAATGAAGTTTTCAAACTTCGTTATGGTATATGGGATGGCCTGGATGCCCGTATTGCAATACCTGTATATAATGTTCATATGGAAAAGACCAATACTTCGAATCATGATTTGTATGGTGTTGGCGATATGAGCCTTCTCCTGCATCAACGTCTCTTGAATCAGAAAGCTGGAGACCCGTTTTCCCTGGCAATTGACTTTGGCCCCATTTTACCTACAGGAACAGTAAGTGAACATTCATCAAATGTAGCTGGTAACTCTGCATGGGGTGTTATGGGCGGAATCGGCGCCACATATTTTCTCTATGCAAACCGTTTTGATACTGAAGTAAACTATGCTACTTTTTCAGAGGGTGGTCACGACTACCAGAAAGGGGACAGGTTTCGCTGGAATCTGGCTTACGCTTATGCTCTTAATGAGAACTGGGACATAGGACTCGAATCAAGTATGGAAATTTATGCTGAATCTGAGCAAAACGGATTAATGCTGAAAGACTCATCATTGGAGTGGTATGCTGGGCCTAAAGTTGCCTATAAATATAAACCGTGGGGAACTTTTGCAGGGCTTACATTCAAAGCTCCAGTCGAACGCTGGTATCAGGGAACAAAAGCCTGTTCCGATGATTACAGAGTTGAATTCAAGTTAATTAAAACTTTTGATCTGGCGGCTCTCTTCAAGTAA
- a CDS encoding LysR family transcriptional regulator, with product MRTDLNIGLLRTFLTIVECEGFARASQKLCLTQSAVSRQLSKLESSLGVKLLSRKQGRLLGVTKAGKELSLSGNELLSLHDTVVKKTIVTGKLTSIRLGIVNDIAPSYISRLLTHFSIHFPKITLDMSSGDSTQLLSNMKSRMIDIALIRQPPNNRVGDPLRKERLKWVGSPDIVFHNNGVVPLILFPEGCAYREQIIQALDREKIPWKAVFSSPDIATVEAGVLSKVGLVGLPESVIGNLPVHSLSSLPDLGYSELTLVTPKASKLSSALKDLISYIQNDFISYIQKDLEPQKELEPVTANSLESVAAI from the coding sequence ATGAGAACTGATCTAAATATTGGCTTATTGCGTACTTTTCTAACTATCGTTGAATGTGAAGGTTTTGCCCGTGCCAGTCAAAAGTTGTGTTTGACTCAATCTGCAGTCAGCAGGCAATTAAGCAAACTGGAATCTTCTCTGGGAGTGAAGCTTTTATCTAGGAAGCAGGGTAGACTGCTGGGCGTTACAAAAGCAGGGAAGGAGTTATCTTTATCAGGAAATGAATTATTAAGCTTGCATGATACTGTTGTAAAAAAGACGATTGTTACAGGAAAATTGACTTCAATACGTTTAGGAATTGTCAACGATATTGCTCCGAGCTATATTTCTCGGTTACTTACACACTTTTCTATCCATTTTCCTAAAATTACTTTGGATATGTCTAGTGGAGACTCAACACAGCTATTGAGCAATATGAAGTCTCGCATGATCGATATAGCTCTTATTCGGCAACCACCCAATAATCGTGTGGGTGATCCATTAAGAAAGGAGAGGTTGAAATGGGTTGGATCACCAGACATTGTCTTCCATAATAATGGTGTTGTTCCGCTTATCCTATTCCCAGAAGGTTGTGCTTACAGAGAACAGATTATTCAGGCTCTGGACCGGGAAAAAATCCCATGGAAAGCAGTCTTTTCAAGTCCTGACATCGCCACAGTAGAGGCAGGCGTTTTGAGTAAGGTTGGTCTTGTAGGGTTACCTGAATCAGTGATTGGAAACCTTCCGGTACATTCACTGTCATCATTGCCAGACCTTGGATACTCGGAACTGACTCTTGTGACCCCAAAGGCATCAAAACTTTCTTCTGCATTAAAGGATCTTATTTCGTACATTCAAAATGATTTTATCTCATACATTCAAAAGGATCTTGAACCACAGAAAGAATTAGAACCAGTAACAGCAAATTCATTAGAGTCTGTAGCAGCTATATAA
- a CDS encoding DMT family transporter: protein MTKINMTYFWIMTSIVFSILWSSAFIAGKIAIRNCPPLLLLGIRFFIAGIILLIIAKILGYEDLFCIRNIYKITLLGILNNVLYLGLVFIGLKNVSASVVVVLVSLTPIITTMFSVLFLIEKITPLAVVGLILGLVGTAIIAVYDSNVYFDMNGLILILLGVSAFSLGTILFNKLELNNYPLLYLVAYQSIIGSVPLFIMSYFIEDFSLLHLNAQLIFSISYLVFVVSIGATILWFHILRKLDPSLASSVHYLNPIFGSILAVIFLGEKIHHYFILGLMMILTGIFLIQTNRRHNANNN, encoded by the coding sequence ATGACGAAAATTAATATGACCTACTTTTGGATAATGACAAGTATTGTTTTCAGTATACTTTGGAGCTCGGCTTTTATCGCAGGAAAAATTGCAATCAGGAATTGTCCTCCACTACTGTTGCTTGGCATCCGCTTTTTTATTGCAGGAATAATACTACTTATTATCGCAAAAATACTCGGTTATGAAGATCTTTTTTGTATCAGGAACATATATAAAATAACACTGCTCGGAATATTAAATAACGTACTGTATCTGGGATTGGTATTTATAGGACTTAAAAATGTATCGGCCTCAGTCGTAGTCGTATTGGTATCTTTAACTCCAATAATCACCACGATGTTCTCTGTTTTATTTTTAATAGAGAAAATAACCCCGCTAGCTGTAGTTGGACTAATACTAGGACTTGTCGGGACAGCCATCATAGCAGTGTATGACAGCAATGTTTACTTTGACATGAATGGTTTAATTCTAATTCTACTTGGAGTCTCTGCCTTTTCTTTAGGAACAATTTTATTCAATAAATTAGAGCTAAATAATTATCCATTATTGTACCTTGTTGCATACCAATCAATAATCGGATCTGTTCCATTATTTATAATGTCATATTTCATTGAGGACTTTTCACTGCTTCATTTAAATGCACAACTTATCTTCAGCATATCATATCTTGTTTTTGTTGTATCAATAGGTGCGACAATATTATGGTTCCATATTTTAAGAAAACTAGACCCATCACTAGCATCATCTGTTCATTACCTGAATCCAATATTTGGATCTATTCTGGCAGTTATATTTCTTGGCGAAAAAATTCATCACTACTTCATATTAGGATTGATGATGATACTAACCGGTATATTTCTTATACAAACTAATAGGAGGCATAATGCAAACAACAATTAA